A segment of the Ipomoea triloba cultivar NCNSP0323 chromosome 1, ASM357664v1 genome:
TATTTCATAAAATCaggtttaattgtttatttttttaataaatatataggcCTTAAGCCTACAACATGTAGTCTTCAAAGCCCTTTTAATAGCCTACGTATTAAGTAGGCCTTTaaaaggcttcaggccaggcCAGGTCTATTATAGGCTTAGGCTTGGGCTTATAAAAAAGCCTACTTACAGGTAGCCCAGGCCCAATTTGCCAAGACATGGCTTGGCCTATTTTCACCCCTACCAATTGCTGAATATACACCTTATTAGTACCATATCTAATGCTTTTAAAGGTGCTCATATTTGCAGACTCATTTTTCTTGAAGAATTCTTGGAACCATTGTTGTTTATTTTGGGTTCATTGAAAATTGTATGAAAGTAGATCTGGTAAGTTATCATGGGTTCCTTATCTGGAATCCTTCTAAGGCCGGTACTTGTCTGGAATCCATCATTGCTCCACTGCCGAAATAGGACTCCTTCCAGTAGTGGTTGCACTAATAAAGTTAATGACTTGGGAGTTTCTTTCTTCAATTGTGTGCATCCGAAATCTGTACATACCCAAAGCTCCTTGCTTTCTGATTCTTTAAGGTACGTGTTGTATATTCACCTctctttcacttttttttttaatcaatgttTCTAGATCTTCTCTGATGGTGTGTGTCTCTGTGTGTCTGTTAGTTTTCAAATTTAACATTTCTGTTAATATATTTCTCCTGAAATTGGGGATAGTTAATAATAGTTCTGGTTAGTTACTAATTATCAAAGATAGTGAACcaaataaaggaaagaaaaggtCAATAATGCATGCTGAAAGACTTGTAGACAACTGAGAGGAAGGAACTACTTACCTTAATTTTCCCAAATGTATTGGCTATCATTTCTTGTATCAAGGGCTTTAAAATGAAGAGGATAACTGCATGGTGTCTATTTTaccaagaagaagaataaggggAAATGTCTTACTGGTTTCAAAAGAAGAAATTCAGTCTTTTCAGGTCTTTTTTGAATTGAAAGTATGATGAGGAATTTTAATGATTGAGTTAATTGTGTTGCTTTATGCATGTGCATGTATTAAGACAAATAATAATCATGTGGATTTGTATAGCATGACTGCATGAGTCATTTATAGTTTGAATTGGAAATAttcaaagtaaaatataaagGAAAGGACTGAATTCTTGTGTGTAGATCTTACTCCTTAGCAGTCTAACTCTCTAAGTCCATGGCAATTAACAATGTGTTACAGTCTTTTGTGTTCTTAACCCCAATATATCTTTCTTAATAATTCTcatactatgaaatttttttttgttacattaaGTCAATCTGAAGATGGTGAGGAGCCTCCACAAGAACGATTACCCTTTATTGCAGGTTTGTTTAAGTTCTTTGCTTTCTACAACacttttgtctcattttattgtGTACACTGTAGTTGTGATTTTCACTTATTTTTTGAGCAACATAATCTATCAATTCATTTTTCCCATTGCTATTTTTCCGCTGTTTTTGGGGTTTGGTAGACTTTATCATCTTAAATAAGATCTCTATTATCCACTTTTAGCTAGCAATGAGCAAGAGCCATCTATATATTCATGCAAGTTGTAAAtcttaatatcttttttttttcccccttaaAGTACATGAATCAAATATAGTGGCAAAGGGTCCCTAAAGTTTTAGTATTTCAGTGCTTTTGGGTCAAGCTGACACTTGAAGGTGGGGGGAGGGGacacctgttagtgacttgctCAATTTTTGTGGTATACAATAAGATTTCTATTATTAGATCTAGAGaggcttttgttttatttttttggcgGTGGAGAATCTTATGGCTGGATTATTGTACAGGGCTGGGGTTGGTTTTGTAGGCGACTCTTTTGATACTCTGTATTTGGGTAGCACCCCCTTAGTGcactaaataaaatttttacctAACAAGTGGTTTGTTGGTCTGGTTTTCCCTTGTTGAAAATTTACAGTAAAAGTTGCTCACGATTCACAGAATCCTTTGATATGCATTTAATTACCTGGTGTTGTGGAGTTGTgaataaattacatatataaaagaatgTTTACAAATGAGAAAACAAGAGGACTAAAACTAATGGCAtattgttctcaaaaaaaaaactaatggaATATTGGTTAACAATGTGACTGCTGTATTGAGTGCCATTGGAATGAATACTTGGAGGAGCAAGGAGTGCTGCCAGGTTTTCAGTACTAGGCAAAGGGACCATTGTTCCAACTTCTATACTTAGCACATGGCTCAAAAGATTAGGTTGCCATGCTAAATGGCGCTGTGAACATTAGTTGCCGATATTCTACCATGGCATCCAAGCACAGCTGTCTAACTGTTGCATTAGGCTCTATTGGATTGAACCTTAGTTGATTGAAAGGACAACATTGGCAGTTGTCCAAGGTGTTGCAGTTTGATTAAATGTTAAAGGTCCTAACAGATGGCATCTGACAACGGCAACTGCGTTCCGATGCCAGATGTTGCTGTTTTGAATTGCTCGTGGAAGAATCCTCTTGACAACATCTGACACTTTGCCTTAAGTGCCAGTTGTCATGAGTTCAAATTTAGATGTTTTTctgcaatttttaaaatgtggaTTTAAGATAAGAAAATCAGTCATTCAGTTGTATCTCGATATAGGTTAACAGAATTTAGTCTCTAATGGATACGGAGTACTAATTAATCATCTAATCTATTATTTAAACCATCATTACTTCCATTACTATCTTATCCAAAGGTGGTTAAACTAACTTAACTTCCTTAAGTTTTGCTATAAATGGAGGGCAATTCGAATGTATTAATGATGATAGAACTTCATCTTCTTATCTTACCCTTCTCATTGTCTTTGAACACTTTGCATAGAGTTGTTCTTAATAAACTCTATAGCCAAACACTTTGTAGATTGTTTTAGATAAGTGTCCTAAAACAATTGTGTCTTCTTTGTATCTCAAAACTCCAAAAGTTATATCATGTGACCTTGTTACTTCTTTATAGAGATAATAAACTTTTAGAAAGCATGAAGTGACATGCTTAGAAGATTTATCTAATCTCTATGGTTTCTTCCATTTCCTTTTGTCCTAACATCTCCTTCCTGTTCATTATGATGGGAATGCATGACagaatgattttgttttttatttacttttttattcCTTATCCATTACCCCGCATTGGTTTGCAGCTGCTTTTGGCTTTAACTTTTGTTCTATATTTCGCACTGGGCATTTTTTCTGTGCTATATCTACAAGCTTTCCTTGCAAATGAGACAAAATTTTATATCCACCGGCCTTGATAATTATTGTGGGTGTTTCTGGTTTTGTTTGAATAGGTGGGATAGTAGCTTTGGGTAAGTTTGAGGCGCTTCACATTGGTCACAGGGAACTTGCAATCCAAGCAGCAAAGATAGGAGTTCCATTTCTACTCTCATTTGTTGGAATGGCTGAAGTACTCGGTTGGGAACTTAGGTAAAATCTGGGATCTTATTTTGTTCCTGTCTGGCCTTTCTTTAACTTCTGGCACTATCATTTATACATTGTTTGGTGTGCTAGAAAGTGGAATATGTAAACCATTTCCACCTTCACAACTCGGGATTTGGGGTTGATTATATTATAATGGAGTATTTTTAATGACATAAGGTGGTTTTCacttagcaaaaaaaaaaaaaaaaaaaaatttttttttaaatgaaaatcttctgagtagttttttttttttttttttccgattaATTATAGATTGACAAAAACTCTTAATTCTTACAGCTCTAGAATAAGAGAGCTCAATCAATTTATGCACAGCATTTATCTCATGCATGTAGGAAGCATGATTTAAGAGAAGTGAAGGCTTTTTGCTCTCATCATTTGCTTAATCCAGCTTAAACAAAACTCAAAGGTTGATGTTTGCATCCTTATACTCTAACTTTGGCAACTACTAATTAAAGTATTACCCAAATCGGGAGGAATTTTTCTCATACCAACTTACTTGATCCTGTAAAGTGTGTTTCATGTAAAAGTATGTGAAGTCTacaatcacttttttttaaaatgtatcaTAGAGTGGGTGTGTATCAAACAGTTCTGCTTGATCCTGCAAAGTGTTTGTGTAGCAAACAGTTGTGTACACTTCTTTGTTTGTGGAGAGATTCATTTTTTTGGGGTCTAAACCATTGTTGGTGGCCCTGGTAGCTTGCTGAATAGGGAAGGAGAAGGAATGCTAATTGCATTTCGTGTAAATTAATGTTCACAGGGTTCCCATTGTTGCCAAATGTGACCGCAAAAGAGTTCTGTCCTCTTGGGCTCCCTATTGTGGTGGAATGATCCCCAGAGAATTCCAAATAGAATTTTCaaaagttcgatacctcacTCCTCGTGATTTTGTTGAGAAGCTGTCGAAAGACCTTGGGGTACTTGGTGTGGTGGCAGGTACGTTACAACCTAGTCTTACACTAATGTTTGCGTAAGAATGATAATATGAATTTGTTGTTACGATGTAGGTGAAAACTACCGGTTTGGTTATAAGGCTTCCGGGGATGCATCAGACCTGTTGAAGCTTTGTAATGAATACGGCATCCAGGCTTATATAATTAATTCCGTCATGGACAAGAATCAAGATCCTAGCAGCTTATATTCTTACGATGCAAAGGAGAGGGGACAAGTCTCGTCCACTCGTGTCCGATATGCGCTTGCCAAAGGAGATATGAAGTACGTGTCCGAGCTTTTAGGTCGCCACCACCGGCTTTTCTTGATGGCGGGAGACCAAGAAAAGTTTACGAGTGATAGATGTAGGGTGTCAGCTCCAAAGTCGTGTCTGTTGAATCTCCCGCCGAGGGAAGGTGTTTATGAGAATTGTTCGATTATGANaaaaaaaaaaaaaaaaaaaaattcttttctaaatgaaaatcttctgagtagttttttttttttttttttccgattaATTATAGATTGACAAAAACTCTTAATTCTTACAGCTCTAGAATAAGAGAGCTCAATCAATT
Coding sequences within it:
- the LOC116033344 gene encoding FAD synthetase 1, chloroplastic-like — protein: MGSLSGILLRPVLVWNPSLLHCRNRTPSSSGCTNKVNDLGVSFFNCVHPKSVHTQSSLLSDSLSQSEDGEEPPQERLPFIAGGIVALGKFEALHIGHRELAIQAAKIGVPFLLSFVGMAEVLGWELRVPIVAKCDRKRVLSSWAPYCGGMIPREFQIEFSKVRYLTPRDFVEKLSKDLGVLGVVAGENYRFGYKASGDASDLLKLCNEYGIQAYIINSVMDKNQDPSSLYSYDAKERGQVSSTRVRYALAKGDMKYVSELLGRHHRLFLMAGDQEKFTSDRCRVSAPKSCLLNLPPREGVYENCSI